Proteins found in one Paenibacillus dendritiformis genomic segment:
- the abc-f gene encoding ribosomal protection-like ABC-F family protein, with translation MIALHVENAAKSWDGRTLFEDVQLEIAEGEHVALLGNNGVGKTTLLQAIMGKIRLTRGTIYRKYPADQWGWIEQHVSAGEQMTLLEFVQSGAARVFELKHELERLQALLEEADAGEQQLLDKYAAVFDEYLGRGGYEWDTKVEKSLHAMQLPPEMWSMPYSKLSGGQKTRAQLAKVLLQDPPFLVLDEPTNHLDKASIDWLKAWLHQCPLTVLFVSHDRDFIDHVADVTYELTASGTMKFRGGYSEFKRQRSLQIVTQQNLHEKQERERQELLEAINRYKQWFAQSHASAKRVEAKSQKGYFSSRSTKSASRFKALEKKLERLDNNRVDAYKEDPQVKLEFSESRFEARYVLRMDRVSFAYGQRSVLRNVTFHVERGDRLAIIGPNGSGKTTLVQLLIGQLAAVEGTVWRHPACRIGYFSQELQGLNTDKTILDSILSLPDMTETYARTILGCFLFRRDAVHRNISALSMGEKCRVAFVKLYFSKADLLVLDEPNNYLDIQTRERIEEALCAFPGSIIVVSHDEYFLKRIANRILDVSGNEAALFNGTYSEYIDHASEAKQAKDTGTINRIQQLEHQLAQFMGQSAPDDPEQQAAMLAKIKEIKQKIEQLS, from the coding sequence ATGATTGCGTTACATGTAGAGAATGCGGCCAAGTCGTGGGACGGCCGGACGCTGTTTGAAGATGTCCAGCTGGAAATCGCCGAAGGCGAGCATGTCGCTTTGCTTGGAAATAACGGTGTCGGCAAAACGACGCTGCTGCAAGCGATCATGGGAAAAATCAGGCTGACCCGGGGAACGATTTATAGGAAGTATCCGGCAGATCAGTGGGGATGGATCGAACAGCATGTGAGCGCAGGCGAACAGATGACGCTGCTTGAATTTGTTCAATCCGGTGCGGCCCGGGTGTTCGAGTTGAAGCACGAGCTGGAGCGGCTGCAGGCTCTGCTTGAAGAGGCGGATGCCGGCGAGCAGCAGCTTCTGGACAAATACGCCGCGGTGTTTGACGAGTATTTGGGACGGGGAGGGTACGAATGGGACACGAAGGTGGAAAAGAGCTTGCACGCGATGCAGCTTCCTCCCGAAATGTGGAGCATGCCGTACTCGAAGCTGAGCGGAGGCCAAAAGACGAGGGCCCAGCTGGCCAAGGTGCTGCTGCAGGATCCGCCGTTCCTGGTGCTGGACGAGCCAACCAACCATTTGGATAAAGCCTCCATCGATTGGCTCAAGGCGTGGCTTCACCAATGCCCGCTGACCGTCCTGTTTGTATCCCATGACCGTGATTTCATCGATCATGTCGCCGATGTGACCTACGAGCTGACCGCCTCGGGAACGATGAAGTTCAGAGGCGGCTACTCCGAATTCAAGCGGCAGCGTTCGCTTCAGATCGTTACGCAGCAAAATTTGCATGAGAAGCAGGAGCGGGAGCGCCAGGAATTGCTGGAAGCCATTAACCGGTATAAGCAGTGGTTCGCGCAATCGCATGCTTCCGCTAAGCGGGTGGAGGCGAAATCCCAGAAGGGCTATTTCTCCTCCCGCTCTACCAAAAGCGCCTCCCGCTTCAAGGCGCTGGAAAAGAAGCTGGAACGGCTCGACAACAATCGAGTCGATGCGTACAAAGAGGATCCGCAGGTGAAGCTGGAATTCAGCGAATCCAGGTTCGAGGCCCGTTATGTATTGCGAATGGATCGCGTTTCTTTTGCATACGGGCAGCGCAGCGTGCTCCGGAATGTTACCTTCCATGTGGAGCGGGGGGATCGTCTGGCGATTATCGGCCCGAACGGATCGGGCAAGACAACGCTCGTCCAATTACTTATCGGCCAGCTCGCTGCCGTGGAAGGAACCGTCTGGCGCCATCCTGCCTGCCGCATCGGGTATTTCTCCCAGGAGCTGCAAGGATTGAATACCGACAAGACGATTCTGGACAGTATTCTCAGTTTGCCGGATATGACGGAAACATATGCCCGCACGATTCTAGGCTGTTTTTTGTTCCGGCGGGACGCCGTGCACCGTAACATATCGGCTTTGAGCATGGGAGAAAAATGCAGGGTCGCTTTCGTGAAGCTCTATTTTTCAAAAGCCGATCTTCTCGTGCTGGATGAGCCTAACAACTACCTCGATATTCAGACGAGAGAGCGGATAGAGGAAGCGCTCTGCGCCTTTCCGGGCTCGATCATTGTCGTCTCCCATGACGAATATTTTTTAAAGCGGATCGCCAACCGCATCCTCGATGTAAGCGGAAATGAAGCGGCCCTGTTCAATGGAACCTACAGCGAATACATCGATCATGCGAGCGAGGCAAAGCAAGCGAAAGATACGGGCACGATCAACCGGATTCAACAGTTGGAACATCAATTGGCGCAATTCATGGGCCAGTCGGCGCCGGATGATCCGGAGCAGCAAGCGGCCATGCTGGCCAAAATCAAAGAAATCAAGCAAAAGATCGAACAATTAAGCTGA
- the deoC gene encoding deoxyribose-phosphate aldolase has protein sequence MSIAQMIDHTLLRADAVKDELKKLTEEATRYQFASVCVNPAWVAYCAEQLAGTPVKVCTVIGFPLGASTTAVKVYETSDAIANGADEIDMVINVGQLKARNDDFVERDIAAVVATASGKALVKVIIETCLLTEEEKIRACELAVKAGADFVKTSTGFSTGGATREDVALMRRTVGERAGVKASGGVRSLEDVNTMIEAGATRIGASSGVSIMNGMESSSSY, from the coding sequence ATGAGCATTGCGCAAATGATTGACCACACGCTGCTGCGGGCAGACGCAGTGAAAGACGAGCTTAAGAAGCTGACAGAAGAAGCGACACGATATCAATTTGCCTCGGTATGCGTTAATCCCGCATGGGTGGCGTACTGCGCCGAGCAGCTTGCCGGCACCCCGGTCAAGGTGTGCACGGTCATCGGGTTCCCGCTTGGCGCTTCGACAACGGCTGTCAAAGTCTACGAGACGTCGGACGCGATTGCGAACGGGGCCGATGAGATCGATATGGTCATCAATGTCGGGCAATTGAAGGCAAGGAACGATGACTTTGTGGAGCGGGACATCGCGGCCGTCGTGGCAACCGCTTCCGGGAAAGCGCTTGTCAAGGTCATTATTGAGACATGCCTGCTTACGGAGGAAGAGAAGATTCGCGCATGCGAGCTGGCGGTGAAGGCCGGCGCGGACTTCGTGAAGACATCGACTGGCTTCTCTACGGGCGGAGCTACGCGGGAAGACGTGGCGCTCATGCGCAGAACGGTTGGAGAGCGAGCAGGCGTGAAAGCATCCGGTGGAGTACGCAGCCTGGAAGATGTCAACACTATGATTGAAGCGGGAGCTACGCGAATCGGAGCGAGTTCCGGAGTAAGCATTATGAATGGCATGGAGTCGTCATCTTCATACTAG
- a CDS encoding cytidine deaminase: MKEEQIMKEQLIQEALEARKQAYAPYSRFQVGAAVLAGGKIFRGCNVENASYGLTNCAERTAVFKAVSEGEKKIEAIAVVADTEGPVAPCGACRQVLAEFCDSGTRIYLSNLHGNTEEWTISRLLPGAFSAEDMEQDSE, from the coding sequence ATGAAGGAGGAGCAGATCATGAAGGAGCAATTGATTCAAGAGGCACTGGAAGCGCGCAAGCAGGCTTATGCGCCGTATTCCCGGTTTCAGGTGGGGGCCGCCGTGCTCGCGGGGGGGAAAATATTTCGCGGGTGCAACGTGGAAAATGCGTCCTATGGTTTAACGAACTGCGCGGAGCGAACCGCCGTGTTCAAAGCGGTGTCCGAGGGCGAGAAGAAGATCGAAGCCATTGCCGTCGTCGCGGATACCGAAGGTCCGGTCGCTCCATGCGGCGCGTGCCGTCAGGTGCTGGCTGAATTTTGCGACAGCGGCACGAGAATCTATTTGTCGAATCTTCATGGCAATACCGAGGAGTGGACGATTTCCCGTTTGCTGCCGGGCGCTTTTTCCGCCGAAGACATGGAACAGGACAGCGAATAG
- a CDS encoding NupC/NupG family nucleoside CNT transporter: MKYVIAIAGLLAVFGLTYMASKDRGRIRYRPLAQMIVLQIVLAFVLLNTTVGEKLIRGFASVFEALLAYAAEGVNFVFGGIMNEGQGTQFFLMVLLPIVFISALIGILQYTKILPFIIKYIGLALSKVNGMGKLESYNAVASAILGQSEVFISVKKQIGMLPERRLYTLCASAMSTVSMSIVGAYMTMIEPKYVVTALVLNLFGGFIIASILNPYTVSKEEDILEVQDEHKQSFFEMLGEYIMDGFKVAITVAAMLIGFVALIALINGLFGTLFGITFQQILGYIFAPIAFLMGVPWAETVDAGSIMATKMVANEFVAMLDLSAMTKDSVMSPRTIGIVSVFLVSFANFSSIGIISGAVKGLHEKQGNTVARFGLRLLYGATMVSVLSATVAGLFL, encoded by the coding sequence ATGAAATATGTGATTGCTATTGCCGGATTGCTGGCCGTATTCGGACTGACCTATATGGCGAGCAAGGACCGGGGCCGCATTCGCTATCGGCCGCTGGCGCAAATGATTGTGCTGCAGATTGTCCTGGCGTTCGTATTGTTGAACACGACGGTGGGCGAGAAGCTGATTCGGGGGTTTGCCTCCGTTTTCGAAGCGCTGCTGGCTTATGCGGCGGAAGGCGTTAATTTCGTGTTCGGCGGAATCATGAACGAAGGGCAGGGCACGCAATTTTTCCTGATGGTTCTGCTGCCGATTGTGTTCATTTCCGCACTGATTGGCATTTTGCAATATACGAAGATTTTACCGTTCATTATCAAATATATCGGCCTTGCGCTCAGCAAGGTGAACGGCATGGGCAAGCTGGAATCGTATAATGCGGTTGCGTCCGCCATACTGGGGCAATCAGAAGTGTTTATTTCGGTCAAGAAGCAAATCGGCATGCTGCCGGAGCGCCGCCTGTATACGCTGTGCGCTTCCGCCATGTCGACGGTCTCCATGTCCATCGTCGGGGCATACATGACGATGATCGAGCCGAAATATGTCGTCACGGCGCTCGTGCTGAACCTGTTCGGCGGCTTCATTATCGCATCGATTCTGAATCCGTATACGGTGTCGAAGGAAGAGGACATTCTGGAAGTTCAGGACGAGCATAAGCAATCCTTTTTCGAAATGCTGGGCGAATATATTATGGACGGGTTCAAGGTGGCCATTACCGTAGCAGCGATGCTGATCGGCTTCGTCGCCCTGATTGCGTTGATTAATGGCCTGTTCGGAACATTGTTCGGCATTACGTTCCAGCAAATTTTGGGTTATATTTTTGCGCCGATCGCGTTCCTTATGGGCGTGCCTTGGGCGGAAACGGTCGATGCGGGCAGCATCATGGCCACGAAAATGGTGGCTAATGAATTCGTCGCGATGCTCGATCTGTCCGCCATGACGAAGGATAGCGTTATGTCTCCACGGACGATTGGCATCGTATCCGTCTTCCTGGTCTCGTTCGCGAACTTTTCGTCCATCGGCATTATTTCCGGGGCCGTGAAGGGGCTGCATGAGAAGCAGGGCAACACGGTCGCCCGCTTCGGCCTGCGCTTGCTGTACGGCGCCACGATGGTCAGTGTGCTGTCGGCGACGGTTGCCGGTCTGTTCCTGTAA
- the deoD gene encoding purine-nucleoside phosphorylase gives MSVHIGAKQGEIAETILLPGDPLRAKHIAETYMEDIVCYNEVRGMLGFTGTYRGKRVSVQGTGMGIPTTSIYVNELIADYGVKNLIRVGTCGAMQEHVHVRDVVLAQASCTDSSMNRHEFSGYDYSPIASFPLLQAAYERGMAKGLKLHVGNVFSSDMFYRGDKSVVKKLMDYGVLGVEMETTALYTLAAKYGAKALTILTVSDHLLTGEETTAADRQTTFHDMMEVALETAISI, from the coding sequence ATGAGCGTTCACATTGGAGCAAAGCAAGGCGAGATTGCAGAGACGATATTGCTTCCGGGCGATCCGCTGCGAGCGAAGCATATTGCGGAGACGTATATGGAGGACATCGTGTGCTATAACGAGGTGCGGGGCATGCTCGGCTTCACCGGCACCTATCGCGGGAAGCGGGTGTCGGTTCAAGGCACGGGCATGGGCATACCGACGACGAGCATCTACGTCAATGAGTTAATTGCGGATTACGGCGTCAAAAATTTAATCCGGGTCGGCACCTGCGGCGCGATGCAGGAGCATGTGCATGTGCGCGACGTTGTTCTTGCCCAGGCATCGTGCACCGATTCCAGCATGAACCGCCACGAATTCAGCGGGTATGATTATTCGCCGATCGCCAGCTTCCCCTTGCTGCAAGCAGCCTATGAACGGGGCATGGCCAAGGGATTGAAGCTGCATGTCGGCAACGTATTCAGCTCGGATATGTTCTATCGCGGCGACAAATCCGTCGTGAAGAAGCTGATGGATTACGGCGTGCTTGGCGTCGAAATGGAAACGACGGCGCTGTACACGCTTGCGGCAAAATACGGCGCCAAGGCCTTGACGATTTTGACGGTAAGCGATCATTTGCTGACCGGGGAGGAAACGACGGCCGCCGATCGCCAGACGACCTTCCATGACATGATGGAGGTCGCGCTGGAGACGGCGATCTCGATCTAG
- a CDS encoding pyrimidine-nucleoside phosphorylase, with protein sequence MRMVDLIAKKRDGKELTTEEINFVIEGYTKGDIPDYQVSAWAMAIYFQDMSERERADLTMAMVNSGDTIDLSAIEGIKVDKHSTGGVGDTTTLVLAPLVAALDIPVAKMSGRGLGHTGGTIDKLESIEGFHVEISKDEFVNLVNTHKIAVIGQTGNLTPADKKLYALRDVTGTVNSIPLIASSIMSKKIAAGSDAIVLDVKTGAGAFMKTAEDAKELAHAMVSIGNNVGRKTMAVISDMSQPLGRAIGNSLEVQEAIDTLRGHGPADLEELCLALGRQMVYLAGKAASLEEAEEQLKEVIRNGKALEKFKEFIANQGGNPAVADDPSLLPQASYQIEVPARQDGIVAEIVADEIGTAAMLLGAGRATKDSEIDLAVGLMLNKKIGDRVQAGESLVTIYANRENVDDVIEKIYANIRIGDHAEAPVLVHDIVME encoded by the coding sequence ATGAGAATGGTGGATTTGATTGCGAAGAAGCGGGATGGCAAGGAATTGACGACGGAGGAGATCAACTTCGTCATTGAAGGATATACGAAGGGGGACATCCCCGATTATCAGGTGAGCGCCTGGGCGATGGCCATTTATTTTCAGGATATGTCGGAGCGGGAACGGGCCGATCTGACGATGGCGATGGTGAACTCCGGGGACACGATCGATCTGTCGGCTATCGAAGGCATCAAGGTGGATAAGCATTCGACCGGGGGCGTCGGGGATACGACGACGCTCGTGCTGGCGCCGCTGGTCGCGGCACTGGATATTCCGGTGGCGAAGATGTCGGGGCGCGGACTCGGCCATACGGGCGGTACGATTGACAAGCTGGAATCGATCGAAGGCTTCCATGTCGAGATTAGCAAGGACGAGTTCGTGAATCTCGTTAATACGCATAAGATTGCCGTCATCGGACAGACGGGCAACCTGACGCCGGCGGACAAGAAGCTATATGCGCTGCGCGATGTCACCGGCACGGTGAACTCGATTCCGCTCATCGCCAGCTCGATTATGAGCAAGAAGATCGCGGCAGGCTCCGATGCGATTGTGCTTGATGTAAAGACAGGAGCCGGCGCCTTCATGAAGACGGCAGAGGATGCGAAGGAGCTCGCACACGCGATGGTCAGCATCGGCAACAACGTCGGCCGCAAGACGATGGCCGTCATTTCGGACATGAGCCAGCCGCTTGGGCGCGCGATCGGCAACTCCCTGGAGGTGCAGGAAGCGATCGATACGCTGCGCGGGCACGGGCCGGCCGATCTGGAGGAGCTGTGCCTGGCGCTGGGCCGGCAGATGGTCTACCTTGCGGGCAAGGCCGCATCCTTGGAAGAAGCGGAGGAGCAGTTGAAGGAAGTCATCCGCAACGGCAAGGCCTTGGAGAAGTTCAAGGAATTCATCGCGAATCAGGGCGGCAATCCAGCCGTGGCGGATGATCCGAGTCTGCTTCCGCAAGCGTCGTACCAGATCGAAGTCCCGGCACGTCAGGACGGCATCGTCGCCGAGATCGTCGCGGACGAGATTGGAACGGCGGCCATGCTGCTCGGCGCGGGACGCGCGACGAAGGATTCCGAGATTGATCTTGCGGTCGGCCTGATGCTGAACAAGAAGATCGGGGACCGGGTTCAGGCAGGCGAGTCCCTCGTTACGATTTATGCGAATCGCGAGAACGTCGACGATGTCATCGAGAAGATTTACGCGAACATCCGCATCGGCGACCATGCGGAAGCGCCGGTGCTCGTGCATGATATTGTAATGGAATAA
- a CDS encoding response regulator transcription factor — MTIKVLIADDNSFIREGMKIILSSFEEFEVAGTVEDGAEAVAFCKSHDVDVALLDVRMPNMNGVEAARLLTEQTKVKPLILTTFDDDEFVLEAIRAGARGYLLKNNDPERIRDAIKSVCNDHHVLQDVVLDKIKANLPAGHPPSPPAAMSESGGTPAPPAADSNGCKIDRSPFTERELGVMDHIARGLSNKEIAKKLFISEGTVANYITSILNKTGLEHRTQIAIYYLTGEARTSDE; from the coding sequence TTGACTATCAAAGTGCTGATCGCAGACGACAATTCGTTTATTCGGGAAGGCATGAAAATTATATTATCCAGCTTCGAGGAATTCGAAGTGGCCGGCACGGTCGAGGATGGGGCCGAGGCGGTCGCATTCTGCAAGAGCCACGACGTGGATGTCGCGCTGCTGGATGTGCGGATGCCGAATATGAACGGCGTCGAGGCGGCCCGCCTGTTGACGGAGCAGACCAAGGTCAAGCCGCTCATTCTGACGACGTTCGACGACGACGAGTTCGTGCTGGAAGCCATCCGGGCGGGAGCGCGCGGATATCTGCTCAAGAACAATGACCCTGAACGGATTCGCGACGCCATCAAGAGCGTCTGCAACGACCATCACGTGCTGCAGGATGTCGTGCTGGACAAGATCAAAGCGAACCTTCCCGCAGGCCATCCTCCTTCCCCGCCCGCGGCCATGTCCGAGTCCGGAGGAACCCCGGCGCCGCCTGCGGCCGATTCGAACGGATGCAAAATCGACCGCAGCCCGTTCACCGAACGGGAGCTGGGCGTGATGGACCATATCGCCCGCGGCTTATCCAACAAGGAAATCGCCAAGAAGCTGTTCATTTCCGAAGGAACCGTCGCCAATTACATTACCTCGATATTGAATAAAACGGGACTCGAGCATCGCACGCAGATTGCGATCTATTATTTGACGGGCGAAGCGAGAACGTCGGATGAATAG
- a CDS encoding sensor histidine kinase, producing the protein MELWTIGNKAVVLGYIVMASFLMNFASAASPWHILSYLLYLAVNIAVPIFKKIRLKQLLIACSAVFVIVCALRLDPLFLLLLPINVYEFISSCSDRRLLAFVCMLPPLLFIPPDLIPLYLLSALLSYLLYACGSGLSGKLARLESEREKMRADLQRLARTLSENNEYIRQSEYTIKLEERNRLSQQIHDDVGHAMAGALIQMEAARRLLAADRDKASELLGNAIAISKDGLERIRLTLKDMKPRPQEMGINRLRLFVDELASREGVAATLAYRTMASGQRRS; encoded by the coding sequence ATGGAATTATGGACGATCGGCAATAAAGCGGTGGTGCTCGGCTATATTGTGATGGCCTCATTTCTGATGAATTTCGCTTCCGCGGCAAGCCCGTGGCATATTCTCTCCTACTTGCTGTATCTCGCCGTGAACATCGCGGTTCCCATTTTCAAAAAAATCCGGCTCAAGCAGCTCCTGATCGCCTGCTCCGCCGTATTCGTCATCGTATGCGCGCTCCGGCTGGACCCGCTGTTCCTGCTGCTGCTTCCGATCAATGTGTACGAATTTATTTCTTCCTGCTCGGATCGGAGGCTGCTCGCCTTCGTATGCATGCTGCCGCCGCTGCTCTTCATTCCTCCCGATCTGATTCCGCTATACTTGCTTAGCGCCCTGCTCAGCTACTTGCTGTACGCCTGCGGCAGCGGGCTAAGCGGCAAGCTGGCCAGGCTGGAGAGCGAGCGGGAAAAGATGCGGGCAGATCTGCAGCGCCTGGCCCGCACCTTGAGCGAGAACAACGAATATATCCGCCAGTCCGAATATACGATCAAGCTGGAGGAGCGGAACCGGCTCTCCCAGCAGATTCATGACGACGTCGGCCATGCTATGGCGGGCGCGCTGATTCAAATGGAGGCGGCCCGGCGCCTGCTGGCCGCCGACCGGGACAAGGCGTCCGAGCTGCTGGGCAATGCCATCGCGATCTCCAAGGACGGGCTGGAGCGCATCCGCTTGACGCTCAAGGACATGAAGCCGCGGCCCCAGGAGATGGGGATCAATCGGCTCCGCCTGTTCGTCGACGAGTTGGCATCCCGGGAAGGCGTGGCCGCGACGCTGGCCTATCGGACAATGGCGTCGGGGCAGCGAAGGTCGTGA
- a CDS encoding ABC transporter ATP-binding protein — MSNVLEIRNLTKKFGDFIAVDNISLNVREGEIFGFLGANGAGKSTTINMIASLLRSTKGEISLLGKNIAKDSRFAKMNTGIVPQDLAIYEDMTAYENVHFFAGLYGLRGELLKKRTEEALDFVGLGDKHASFPKNFSGGMKRRLNIACAIAHRPKLIIMDEPTVGIDPHSRNYILGSVRKLNEMGCTIIYTTHYMEEVEEICTRIAIVDHGKIIAEGTKEQLTATITESKEIWIGIKSSDPALEVDAIRQIPGITSVRLEEQMLKVISKAEINNLNLIIQQLIKDQVEIRSVEEQAPNLETVFLTLTGRNLRD; from the coding sequence ATGAGCAACGTACTGGAAATCCGCAATTTGACCAAAAAATTCGGTGATTTTATCGCCGTCGACAATATATCGCTGAACGTGCGCGAAGGGGAGATCTTCGGCTTCCTGGGCGCCAACGGCGCGGGCAAGAGCACGACGATCAATATGATCGCGTCCCTGCTGCGGAGCACCAAGGGGGAGATCAGCCTGCTCGGCAAAAATATCGCGAAGGACAGCCGCTTCGCCAAAATGAACACCGGCATCGTGCCGCAGGACCTCGCAATTTACGAGGATATGACGGCCTATGAGAATGTGCATTTTTTTGCCGGCCTGTACGGCCTGAGGGGGGAACTGCTGAAGAAGCGCACCGAAGAAGCGCTGGACTTCGTAGGCTTGGGCGACAAGCATGCCAGCTTCCCCAAAAACTTCTCGGGCGGCATGAAGCGCCGGCTGAACATCGCCTGCGCCATCGCTCATCGGCCGAAGCTAATCATTATGGATGAACCGACGGTCGGGATCGACCCGCATTCCCGCAATTATATATTGGGCTCGGTGCGCAAGCTGAACGAGATGGGCTGCACCATCATCTACACAACCCATTACATGGAAGAAGTCGAAGAAATCTGCACCCGCATCGCGATCGTCGATCACGGCAAAATTATCGCGGAAGGCACGAAGGAGCAGCTGACCGCGACGATTACCGAATCGAAGGAAATCTGGATCGGCATCAAGTCATCGGACCCGGCGCTCGAAGTGGATGCGATCCGGCAGATACCGGGCATCACCTCAGTGCGGCTGGAGGAGCAGATGCTCAAAGTTATATCCAAAGCGGAAATCAATAATCTGAACCTGATTATCCAACAACTGATCAAGGATCAGGTGGAAATCCGATCGGTCGAAGAGCAAGCGCCGAATCTGGAGACGGTGTTCCTGACCTTAACCGGCCGGAACTTGCGGGATTAA
- a CDS encoding ABC transporter permease, with amino-acid sequence MNIWNIALKEIKSNLRNTRTFVFMLALPIVLMLILGAALTNAFTDGVEIDGLRLLVRNEWTDSQGTAAWNQFVQAIEQEGVEVVQATAGMNGQEEVRTNRFTAYAEVDGDGIQFYGSSKNTIESNIIQGMLTAFADRYSLMAAAFHTDPAAARAIVGGAGESGDFIRDTALNPDKRPDSFGYYAIAMTTMIALYSVFSAGYLFRGERSRHTSIRLMAAPIGKGEIFIGKVIGSTFINLLCVLLVVLFSKFAFHADWGTHYGMIFLVLLTEVLLAVSLGLAISFLFQGEGSQGLIMMFTQVASFLGGAYFPISEMEGYMDWLSNLSPLRWANTALTEIIYAGDAAAGWPVIGLNTGIAALFLFIAIIFMHRREAF; translated from the coding sequence ATGAACATTTGGAATATCGCGCTCAAAGAAATCAAATCCAATCTTCGCAATACCCGAACCTTTGTGTTTATGCTCGCCCTGCCGATCGTATTGATGCTGATTCTTGGGGCCGCGCTCACGAACGCGTTCACGGACGGCGTAGAGATCGACGGTCTGCGGCTGCTCGTCCGCAATGAATGGACCGATTCGCAAGGAACGGCAGCCTGGAACCAGTTCGTGCAGGCGATTGAGCAGGAAGGCGTCGAGGTCGTGCAGGCCACCGCCGGCATGAACGGCCAGGAGGAGGTCCGCACGAACCGCTTTACCGCTTATGCGGAGGTTGATGGCGACGGCATCCAGTTCTATGGAAGCAGTAAAAACACGATCGAAAGCAACATTATACAGGGCATGCTGACCGCGTTCGCCGATCGCTACTCGCTGATGGCCGCGGCTTTCCATACCGATCCGGCGGCAGCCCGGGCGATCGTCGGCGGGGCCGGGGAGAGCGGCGATTTCATCCGTGACACTGCGCTGAATCCGGACAAGCGCCCGGACTCCTTCGGTTATTACGCGATCGCGATGACGACGATGATCGCGCTCTACTCGGTCTTCTCGGCCGGTTATCTGTTCCGCGGCGAGCGCAGCCGCCATACGTCGATCCGCTTAATGGCGGCTCCTATCGGCAAAGGCGAGATATTCATCGGAAAAGTGATCGGGAGCACGTTCATCAATCTGCTGTGCGTCCTGCTGGTCGTCTTGTTCAGCAAATTCGCCTTCCATGCCGATTGGGGCACGCATTACGGCATGATCTTTCTTGTACTGCTGACGGAGGTGCTGCTCGCAGTGAGCTTGGGACTCGCGATAAGCTTCCTGTTTCAGGGCGAGGGCTCTCAAGGCCTGATCATGATGTTTACGCAGGTGGCTTCGTTTCTCGGCGGGGCGTATTTTCCGATTAGCGAGATGGAGGGCTACATGGATTGGCTCAGCAATCTGTCGCCGCTGCGTTGGGCCAATACCGCTTTGACAGAGATCATCTACGCCGGCGATGCGGCCGCAGGGTGGCCGGTAATCGGCTTGAATACCGGCATTGCGGCTCTCTTTCTTTTCATTGCGATCATCTTTATGCACAGACGGGAGGCGTTCTAA